Genomic segment of Bacteroidota bacterium:
TAAGCTAAATGAGCTGCTAGACAGGTTTGCCGCCGCGTCAGAAACAATGCAGGATGATGCACCACCGCGTTAACCACCACCACACATGGGTATGACAGACGCACCTCAGGTTTCAATTGTGATTCCGGTATACAACGAAGCGGAATCTCTGCCCGAACTGCTAAGCTGGATAGACCGGGTGTGCACAGCGCACCAGCTGAGCTACGAAACCATCCTGGTAGACGATGGCAGCCAGGATGCCAGCTGGGCGGTGATACAGGAGCAGCAGGCCCGCTACGCTAGCCTGCGGGCAGTGCGCTTTCAGCGCAACTATGGCAAGAGTGCTGCCCTGAATATCGGCTTTCAAAAGAGCCGGGGCCAGGTGGTGATAACCCTGGATGCCGACCTACAGGATAGCCCGGACGAGATACCCGAGCTGGTGCGCATGATCCGCACAGAGGGGATGCACCTAGTAAGCGGCTGGAAGCAAAAGCGCCACGACCCCCTGGGCAAGCGCCTGCCCAGCAGGTTTTTCAACTACACCACCCGCCTGATAACCGGCATACAGCTACACGACTTTAACTGTGGCCTGAAGGCCTATGACCACCAGGTGGTAAAAAGCATAGAGGTATACGGCGAGATGCACCGCTACATCCCCTACCTGGCCAAGAGTGCGGGCTTTGGGCGCATAGGCGAAAAAGTAGTGCGCCACTACCCACGCAAGTTTGGCTATAGCAAGTTTGGCTTTGAGCGCTACCTGAATGGTTTTCTGGACCTGCTCTCCGTTAGCTTTATGGCTCGGTTTGGCCGCAAGCCCATGCACTTCTTTGGTGTGTGGGGCACGCTCTCCATGCTGCTGGGCTTTGGCATTACCCTCTGGCTGGTGGTGCAGAAGGTGCTGTATGCCACGGGTGTGCTGGGTGTGGGCTTCCGCATGCGCGATGTGGTAGACCAGCCCCTGTTCTACATGGCCCTTGCGCTCGGTGTTATCGGCGTACAGTTGTTTCTGGCAGGCTTCATAGGCGAGCTGGTGGCGCGTAGCGCTGCCGACCGGAACCAGTACCTCATTCGCGACGAGATCTCCTGACGGACCCATGCAAGAAGAGGGGGTAATCAAATACCAGTGCCACCATAGGCCAGGCACGCTGCCCGTGGCCGACCTGCTGTCCCTCCACGAGCTTCGCCAGCACTTCTATCAGCTGGGTGGCATAGGCTACGATAGCCTGCACCAGGTGGGCTATGGCAATGCCAGCGTGCGGGTAGCCCAGGGCTTTATCATCACAGCAAGCCAAACCGGCCACCTGCCGGCCCTGTCGGGCGAGCACCTTAGCTGGGTATACCGCTGCGCACCCAGCCAGAATGAGCTGTGGTGCCAGGGCCGGTACCCGGCCAGCAGCGAGGCCATGACCCACCACAGCATATACGAAACCCGGCCCGAGGTACAGCTTATTGCACACATACACCACCCAGCCTGCTGGCAGCAGGGCCTGCACAGGCTGCCCACCACACCCGCAGATGTGGCCTACGGCACACCCGAGATGGCCACCTGTGTAGCAGCACTGCTAGGCCGCCACACCGCTATACCCGGGCTTTTCCTTACAGCCGGGCATACCGACGGTGTGTTTGTCTATGCCCAAAGCCTGGAGGAGCTACTGAGCTACTGGGAGGCCCGCTACCCAGGCTAAAAGCCTGTACCCAAGATCCTGAAGAAAATTGCCTGGGCGGGGGCCACCGGCTTCAGCATAAATAGCTATTTTCGTGCTCCATTAGCCGAACGCATATAAAACGCACATAAACCAAAGACCAATGGCCGAATTGCAGTTCCGAGAAGCGCTACGCAGTGCCCTGCGCGAAGAGATGTTGAAAGACGAGCGCATCTTCATCATGGGTGAAGAGGTGGCCGAATACAACGGCGCCTACAAGGTAACCGAGGGCCTGCTGACTGAATTTGGACCCGAGCGGGTGATAGACACCCCGATTGCCGAGCTGGGCTTTGCCGGCATAGGCGTAGGGGCCGCC
This window contains:
- a CDS encoding glycosyltransferase family 2 protein, which produces MGMTDAPQVSIVIPVYNEAESLPELLSWIDRVCTAHQLSYETILVDDGSQDASWAVIQEQQARYASLRAVRFQRNYGKSAALNIGFQKSRGQVVITLDADLQDSPDEIPELVRMIRTEGMHLVSGWKQKRHDPLGKRLPSRFFNYTTRLITGIQLHDFNCGLKAYDHQVVKSIEVYGEMHRYIPYLAKSAGFGRIGEKVVRHYPRKFGYSKFGFERYLNGFLDLLSVSFMARFGRKPMHFFGVWGTLSMLLGFGITLWLVVQKVLYATGVLGVGFRMRDVVDQPLFYMALALGVIGVQLFLAGFIGELVARSAADRNQYLIRDEIS
- a CDS encoding class II aldolase/adducin family protein encodes the protein MQEEGVIKYQCHHRPGTLPVADLLSLHELRQHFYQLGGIGYDSLHQVGYGNASVRVAQGFIITASQTGHLPALSGEHLSWVYRCAPSQNELWCQGRYPASSEAMTHHSIYETRPEVQLIAHIHHPACWQQGLHRLPTTPADVAYGTPEMATCVAALLGRHTAIPGLFLTAGHTDGVFVYAQSLEELLSYWEARYPG